A window of the Pseudomonas sp. B21_DOA genome harbors these coding sequences:
- a CDS encoding c-type cytochrome produces MLAAPATVLALWAVSAQAATNDDIAKRLEPVGQVCVQGQECKGMEVAATAGGGGGAKAPKDVIAKHCNACHGTGLLGAPKIGDKAAWKERADHQGGLDGILAKAITGINAMPPKGTCADCSDEELKGAIKEMSGL; encoded by the coding sequence ATGCTGGCCGCACCAGCAACCGTACTGGCCCTCTGGGCTGTCAGCGCTCAAGCTGCGACAAATGACGACATCGCCAAACGCCTCGAGCCCGTCGGCCAGGTGTGTGTCCAAGGGCAGGAATGCAAGGGTATGGAAGTGGCCGCGACGGCTGGCGGCGGTGGCGGGGCGAAGGCACCTAAAGACGTGATCGCCAAGCACTGCAACGCTTGCCACGGCACGGGCCTGCTTGGCGCGCCGAAGATCGGCGACAAGGCAGCCTGGAAGGAGCGGGCCGATCATCAGGGTGGTCTGGACGGCATTCTCGCCAAGGCCATCACCGGCATCAACGCCATGCCGCCGAAAGGCACCTGCGCCGATTGCTCCGATGAAGAGCTCAAGGGCGCGATCAAAGAGATGTCCGGTCTGTAA
- a CDS encoding cupin domain-containing protein, whose amino-acid sequence MDVGERLQSIRKLKGLSQRELAKRAGVTNSTISMIEKNSVSPSISSLRKVLGGIPMSMVEFFSEEILQDQPTQIVYKANELIDISDGAVTMKLVGRAHPSRAIAFLNEIYPPGADTGEEMLTHEGEETGILVEGRLELVVGLETFILEAGDSYYFESTKPHRFRNPFDVPARLISAATPANF is encoded by the coding sequence GAACGACTGCAATCGATCCGCAAGCTCAAAGGGCTTTCCCAGCGTGAACTCGCCAAACGCGCGGGCGTCACCAACAGCACCATTTCGATGATCGAAAAGAACAGCGTCAGCCCTTCGATCAGTTCGCTGAGAAAGGTGCTCGGCGGCATTCCCATGTCGATGGTCGAGTTCTTTTCCGAAGAGATCCTGCAGGACCAACCGACCCAGATCGTCTACAAGGCCAACGAGCTGATCGACATCTCCGACGGCGCCGTGACCATGAAACTGGTCGGCCGGGCCCATCCGAGCCGCGCCATCGCCTTCCTCAACGAAATCTACCCGCCGGGCGCCGACACCGGCGAAGAAATGCTCACCCACGAGGGCGAGGAAACCGGGATTCTGGTGGAAGGTCGCCTCGAGCTGGTGGTAGGGCTGGAAACTTTTATCCTCGAAGCTGGCGACAGCTACTATTTTGAAAGTACCAAGCCGCATCGTTTCCGTAACCCGTTCGACGTACCGGCGCGACTAATCAGCGCAGCCACGCCGGCGAATTTCTAA